A window of the Elusimicrobiota bacterium genome harbors these coding sequences:
- the cysE gene encoding serine O-acetyltransferase: MIKRIIEDVRTVFKEDPAARGFVEVLLCYPGLHAVWAHRLAHFLWRLGLYLPARLVSHAARAFTGIEIHPGAAIGRRFFIDHGMGVVIGETAEIGDDVLMYQGVVLGGTSLEKKKRHPTIGNGVVIGSGAIILGAINIGDHSRIGAGSVVLKEVPPQTTVFGVPAKSKEGGIGETSQLDHNKLFDVCGEEIKVLRAEVEELKKIAGSKQ; this comes from the coding sequence ATGATAAAAAGAATAATTGAGGATGTGCGCACGGTTTTTAAAGAGGACCCGGCTGCCAGGGGTTTTGTCGAAGTTCTGTTGTGTTATCCGGGCCTGCATGCCGTGTGGGCGCACAGGCTGGCGCATTTTTTATGGAGGCTGGGGCTTTATTTGCCTGCGCGCCTTGTTTCTCACGCCGCAAGAGCGTTTACCGGCATTGAAATACATCCCGGCGCCGCTATAGGCCGCAGGTTTTTTATTGACCACGGCATGGGCGTGGTCATAGGCGAAACCGCTGAGATAGGCGATGATGTGCTGATGTACCAGGGCGTAGTGCTTGGCGGCACTTCGCTTGAGAAAAAAAAGCGCCACCCGACAATAGGCAACGGGGTTGTTATCGGTTCCGGGGCTATAATACTTGGCGCCATTAACATAGGCGATCATTCGCGCATCGGCGCGGGTTCTGTGGTGCTTAAAGAAGTGCCGCCGCAAACCACTGTTTTTGGCGTGCCGGCCAAGTCCAAAGAGGGCGGAATAGGTGAAACCTCCCAGCTGGACCATAACAAACTTTTTGACGTGTGCGGAGAGGAAATAAAAGTTTTACGCGCCGAAGTCGAAGAGCTGAAAAAAATAGCGGGAAGTAAACAGTGA
- a CDS encoding anhydro-N-acetylmuramic acid kinase, translated as MNKGKQVKIIGLMSGTSADGLSIALCSLNSGKKELATLACETYPYSAGLRAKILSAKEMKTPRLSGLNFELGRTWAAMLIKFARRNRVNFRDIAVIGSHGQTVCHYPGGGIPNTLQIGEASFLAEASGIPVVSDFRPADMAAGGEGAPLIPFMDEYLFGGGRPVALQNVGGVGNIAFVGRNLVTTGFDTGPGNSLMDTAVSLLTGGKEAFDRNGRWAMAGKVDYAMVMKLMKLPFFRLMPPKSLDRDEFSGVFLRKYFLNRLNVRSKHDLLATLNYFTAVSIALAFQRHAPAGTEELIVSGGGALNPALMANLSGLLAPVKVYTIARRGIHPLAKEAACFALLGWLALNGEVNHCPSATGAKSARVLGKVINSCSV; from the coding sequence ATGAACAAGGGGAAACAAGTGAAAATTATCGGCCTTATGTCCGGCACTTCGGCTGACGGGCTTTCGATAGCGCTTTGTTCGCTTAATTCCGGCAAAAAAGAGCTTGCAACTCTGGCCTGTGAAACTTATCCGTATAGCGCGGGTCTCCGGGCTAAAATACTTTCCGCCAAAGAAATGAAGACACCGCGCCTTTCCGGGCTTAATTTCGAACTGGGCCGGACCTGGGCCGCTATGCTTATCAAGTTCGCCCGCCGCAACAGGGTGAATTTCAGGGATATTGCCGTCATCGGTTCCCACGGCCAGACAGTCTGCCATTATCCGGGGGGCGGTATTCCCAACACTTTACAGATAGGCGAGGCTTCTTTCCTGGCTGAAGCTTCCGGCATTCCGGTGGTTTCGGACTTCAGGCCGGCGGACATGGCGGCCGGCGGGGAGGGCGCTCCGCTTATCCCTTTTATGGATGAATATCTGTTCGGCGGGGGGCGGCCCGTCGCTTTGCAGAATGTCGGCGGCGTGGGAAATATCGCTTTCGTGGGCAGGAACTTGGTGACTACCGGCTTTGACACCGGCCCCGGAAACTCACTTATGGATACGGCGGTATCCCTGCTGACCGGCGGAAAAGAGGCTTTTGACCGTAACGGCCGCTGGGCCATGGCCGGGAAAGTGGACTATGCCATGGTCATGAAACTTATGAAGCTGCCTTTTTTCCGGTTAATGCCGCCTAAATCCCTGGATAGAGATGAATTCTCCGGTGTGTTCCTGAGGAAATATTTCTTAAACCGGCTTAATGTCCGGTCTAAACACGATCTTCTTGCCACGCTGAATTATTTCACCGCCGTGAGTATCGCCCTGGCGTTCCAAAGGCACGCCCCGGCCGGCACTGAAGAGCTTATAGTGAGCGGGGGAGGGGCGTTGAACCCCGCGCTTATGGCCAATCTTTCCGGACTTCTGGCCCCTGTAAAAGTTTACACCATCGCCCGCCGCGGCATACACCCGCTGGCAAAAGAGGCGGCCTGTTTCGCTTTGCTGGGGTGGCTGGCGCTTAACGGCGAAGTTAACCACTGCCCCTCCGCCACCGGCGCCAAAAGCGCGCGGGTATTGGGGAAGGTTATAAATTCATGCAGCGTCTAG